GCCGGATACTTCAGCAGCGTCCTGGTTGGTGTCGGAGCTGCTCGATTCGGCGCTGCTGGTGTCAACCGTGGGTTCGATCACGGTGGTGAACAGTTCCGACTCGCTCTCGGCTTTCGCGGACTCGGGGAGTTCAGAAACAGTGAGATCCACGGCGCAGGGCTCAGTGGCCTGCGATTGCATCTGGGTCATGTCGTAGAGGCTTGCCGCCTGATTGATCCTTCAAATCAGGCTTGCAACGTCCAATCGGCAAATGCCGCGCTGTATTGCTTGCCTTCTGTTCAAAGGTGAAGAGTCAAGGTATCACCCTCCCGAAGTCATCTTCCAACCGTTCGATGTCGGATTCCCGCAAAACGGTGCCGCGTTGCACTTCGATGATCAACAGATCGCCCACACCTCCACGGGCCCGATGAAGGGCACCAACGGGAATCTCGAAGGTGGTGCCAGCGCTTGCATCCAGCCATTTGCCGTCGCAGTAGAGCGACCCGTGACCGGCCGCCACCACCCAGTGCTCGCTGCGATGGCGATGCCGCTGCAGGCTGAGCCGTGCGTTCTCCTTCACCAGCAAACGTTTGACCTTGTAGCCAGGTCCTTCCGTCAGGTTTTCGTACCAGCCCCAGGGACGCTCGACCCGTGTTGTCACGTCTTGCTCCCCTGTTGAACGATGTCTCCAGGATGCCGCTGTTAAGCGTCGCTGCCAGTGACTGTGCTTCCAGTGACCGTGGCAGCCAGTCGCACGATGGTCAGATGGCGACGCGCGCGGGTCATCGCGGTGTAAAGCAGCGATGTGGTCGGCCGATCGTCCTGGGGTGGCCAGAGCAGGATCACGTCATCCGCTTCGCTCCCCTGCGCTTTGTGGATCGTCAGCGCCAGGGCGGGCTGGAGCTGTTTGACGCGCGCTGGATGTAGCAGGCGACAGGAACTGTTGCCCGCATCATCACTGCAGCGGAACAACAGCCTGCGGCTGGCGCCTTGGCCGATGCAGATTCCGAGATCACCATTGGCGAGCCCTAGTTCCGTCTGGTTGTCACTGCAGAGCACCGGCAGTCCTTCCGGCCATGCGTCTGGACCTTGGCCCGCCACCAGCTGCCGGTGCAGCGTCTCGACACCCCAGAGTCCCCGACGCCGTGGGCACAACACCATCAGGGAGTCGAGTTGCTCCAGCAGTGCATGCGCCTGGTGCGGGTCAGGCTCGCCTTCGGCGGAGATGCTCAGCGCCTGAGAGGCCTTTCTCAATGCGTTCATGTGTTGATGGAGGGCCTTCAGCACGGGGTCGGGTAGTCGCGTTGATGGCGTGAGGATCGGCTTGACGTTCGAGGCGTCATCCAGTGCCGATACGCCTTGCCAGAAGGCGTCCGGCCCGTCTTGGCAGAGCCCGTGGCTCAAACGAGCCAGATCGCCACGGTTGCGGTACACCGCTTGGAGACGGATGGATGCCTGCCCGAATCGCTGGTGGAGGCCCTCTGACTGCAGTTTCTGCCAGACCGCGCCCACCCCGATCGGTGGAAGTTGATTTTCATCGCCGACTAGCACCAGTTGTGCGCTGTCAGGCAGGGCATCCATCAGTGCCTGGGCCAGGTTGAGATCCACCATCGACATCTCATCCACCACCAGCAGATCGAGGCCTAAGGGGTGTCTGCGGTTGCGGCCGAATCCTCCCGGTCTGGACTGGAGCAATCGGTGCAGCGTGGTGCAGGGGAGTCCGGCGGTGGTCGGATCGCGTCGCACGGCCTCCTGCAGGCGGCGGGCCGCCTTGCCCGTTGGTGCGGCGAGATGGATGCGCAGCTCACCACGGTCGTGGATCGCCCGCAGCAACATGGCCTTCACGGTGCTGGTTTTGCCCGTGCCTGGACCTCCGCTGAGCAACACCAGCCGGTGACGGCTGATGGCTTCCACCGCTGCCTGCTGTTCGTTGTTGAGCTGCGCATTGCTGTTGCTGTGGGAGCTGAGGGAGCTGTGGCGTGGTGGCTGGTGCGTCGAACGCTGTCCCGTGGGGCTCAGCCGGCTTCGCTGCACAAGGCAGTTCTCCAGCGCGGTCATGCCCTGATGCCAGCGCTGCCACAGCAGCTGGTCGCCGTTCAACACCATCAGGGCGGGGTCTTCGCTGAGCCAGCCGCTGCGGTCCAGGGCCTGGCGGTGGGTGGAGGGCCACCCCGCGGCCGACAGGCCTTCGGGCTCGGGCGCACGATCGCCGAGGTTCACGCTCATTTCACCGCGACCGAGGGCGTGGGTGAGTGCCTGCACGAGATCCTGCAGCGCTGTCTGCTCTAGGGGTGTCAGTTGCTTGGGCAAGGGACGGCGGCGGGTCAGCATCGCCATCAGTCCCCGGCTGAGGGCTTGTGCTGCAGCGTTGTCCAGCGGTTGTTGGCTCACGCGTCACCTCGCAGCACAGCGTCGAGCTTCTGCAGGCGCTGCAGGGGTGCCTGTTCGAGAACGACACCGCCTCCGTGCTGTGGGGAGACTCCCCTCAGGAACACGTAGGCGTAGCCACCCAGATGGCGATCCGGCTGGTAGTCGTCCAGTCGCCATTGCAGGAATCGGTGTAGGGCGACGAGATACAGATGAGCTTGAAGCGGGTAGTGATGCAGCCGCATCTGATCCTCCATCGCGGCCTGGGTGTAATGGCGTGGACCGCAATGCAGGGGGCGTCCAGCACTGTCGCGCTCGCCGATCCAGTTGCTCTTCCAGTCAGCAACCCACCAGCGTGCGGTTCTGAGATCCTCGCCATCGGTGAACACCAGATCAATGGAGCCCGTGAGAAAGCCGCGGCTGATGAACGCAAGCTCTTCCAGGGCGTTGGCGTAGTCCGCTCCGAAACGCTGTTTGGGTTCGGTGCAGAAGGCTGCTGCGAGATGTTGAGGGCGAACGGCTCGTCCTTGGTGTGCCACCGGTAGATCGAAGCTCAGTTCATGTAGGCGGCGGCCAGGATGCAAGTCCTGGAGACGGAGGTCTCCCAGAGGACCGCCGAGCGGTGTCTGCAGCAGGGTGGTCAGTCCCTCCAGAACGGCACCTGTCAGGTCGGTGTCGAGACCGGAACGACGCAGTTCGCGCTGCACAAGTTCCTCGTTCTCGGGTCGCGCAACCGGTTGCTCGAAGGGAATCTGCTCGAGGATGCGATGCAGACAGTCCCCGGCGTTGGCACCACGGGGAAAGCTGCCGAGGGGGCTGTCCTTGCTATCGCCTTCAGGGCTGGGTGTTTCAGCAGCAAGGCTGCTGAGGTCGTCACCGGTGCGGGCATCCATATCGCGTCCCTCTTCGACACTGCGCGGGTCTTGGCGGTTGATGGGAGGGGTCGCGTGGTTGGCAATCCAGGCGGAGTAGCTGCTCCGGCCCCAGCTGCGGTCGAAGCCTCGGGTGGGGATGGGGCCGCATTCCAGATCCTGCGTGCTGACGCGTGGACGCCAGCGACCAGGCTGAGGACAGGGTTCGGCAGCATGGACGCTGATCCATGGGGACGGTGATTCCGCCTGCCCCTCCAGCCAGGGCGCGAGCGGGTTGCCGTCCTGTTGGGCCGCTTGGGCC
This region of Synechococcus sp. NOUM97013 genomic DNA includes:
- a CDS encoding ATP-dependent RecD-like DNA helicase, yielding MSQQPLDNAAAQALSRGLMAMLTRRRPLPKQLTPLEQTALQDLVQALTHALGRGEMSVNLGDRAPEPEGLSAAGWPSTHRQALDRSGWLSEDPALMVLNGDQLLWQRWHQGMTALENCLVQRSRLSPTGQRSTHQPPRHSSLSSHSNSNAQLNNEQQAAVEAISRHRLVLLSGGPGTGKTSTVKAMLLRAIHDRGELRIHLAAPTGKAARRLQEAVRRDPTTAGLPCTTLHRLLQSRPGGFGRNRRHPLGLDLLVVDEMSMVDLNLAQALMDALPDSAQLVLVGDENQLPPIGVGAVWQKLQSEGLHQRFGQASIRLQAVYRNRGDLARLSHGLCQDGPDAFWQGVSALDDASNVKPILTPSTRLPDPVLKALHQHMNALRKASQALSISAEGEPDPHQAHALLEQLDSLMVLCPRRRGLWGVETLHRQLVAGQGPDAWPEGLPVLCSDNQTELGLANGDLGICIGQGASRRLLFRCSDDAGNSSCRLLHPARVKQLQPALALTIHKAQGSEADDVILLWPPQDDRPTTSLLYTAMTRARRHLTIVRLAATVTGSTVTGSDA